Within Armatimonadota bacterium, the genomic segment TCCCGCGGCTTGAGGATGGCGCCAATCGCGGGTTGCGAGGAACAGCACTCGCACTCGCTCGCTGAGGGTCGTCCCTCGCGTTGCTCCCGTCACCTCATGCTTCACATTCATGGAGAGCGCGCAGTACTGTTCCAAGATCATTCGTGATCGACCATGTGCCTTTCTTGTGCGTCCTCGTGAGATCGATCCCAGGCTGAGCCTTGACTCTCGCAAACCGGTCGCCGGCGGCCGTGCCGCCATGGGATGCGATCTTGCGGGACAGGGTTGATCTCGCCGAAAAGTACTTCTCCCGCTCAACGTAGAANNNNNNNNNNNNNNNNNNNNNNNNNNNNNNNNNNNNNNNNNNNNNNNNNNNNNNNNNNTCCCCCGTAGGTACTCCAGGTAGGGCTCCACGGTCAACTCGCGGCCCGTCGCCCGTCGCAGGATCTCCCGCGGCAGGAACTTGCGGCCGTGGCGGTGGAGGTTCTGGCGCAGCCAGCCCAGCAGCGTGGCGAACCGGCCGGTCCGGAACTCCTCCAGCAGGGTCGGATGGGCCCGCCGGGCCGCCTCGAAGAGCTGCACCGAGATGATGTTCCCCAGAGAGTACGTGGGGAAGTAACCGATGGAGCCCTGGGCCCAGTGGATGTCCTGCAGGACGCCGTCGGCGTCGGAGGGGGGCGTCAGGCCCAGGTAGGCCGCCATCTTCTCCGCCCAGGCCCGGGGCAGCGCCTCCACCTGCAGCGATCCCTCCAGCAGGGCCTTCTCCAGTTCGAAGCGCAGCATGATGTGCAGGTTGTAGGTGACCTCGTCCGCCTCCACGCGGATGAGCGACGGCCGGACGATGTTCACCGCGCGGTAGAACCGCTCCACGTCCACCCCGCGCAGCTGCTCGGGGAAGAGCTCCTGCAGCTTCGGGAAATAGTGTTCCCAGAAGGGGCGGCTGCGGCCCACCAGGTTCTCCCACATCCGCGACTGGGACTCGTGCAGGCCCAGGCTGGCCCCGCGGGCCAGCGGGGTGCGGTCCAGCGACGGGGCGACGCCCTGCTCGTAGAGCGCGTGGCCCGCTTCGTGGAAGATGCCGAAGATCGCCGAGGGCAGGTAGCGCCGCTGGTACCGGGTGGTGATGCGCACGTCGTTGACGTTGAAGGCGTTGGCGAAGGGGTGGGCGCTGACATCCAGCCGGCCGCGGGCCAGGTCGTAGCCGAAGGCTTCGGCGACCATCAGGCCGAAGGCCCTCTGGCCGTCCTCGGGGTAGTCCTGGCGGAGGAAGCCGTCGTCGACGACGGGGCCCCGCTCCGCGATGGCGCGGACGAAGGGGACGGTGACCTCGCGCAGGCGGGCGAAGATCGCCTCCACTTCGCGGGCGGTCCTCTCCGGTTCGTAGAGGTCCAGCAGCGCGTCGTAGGAATGCTCGGTGAACCCGAGGTAGTCGGCGGTGCGGCGCGCGAAGTCCACCATCTTCTCCAGCGAGGGGCGGAAGGCGGCAAAGTCGTCGCGCCGACGCGCCTCCCGCCAGACCTGCACGCTGAGGGAGGCCTCCCGGGCCCGCTCCGCCACGAACTCCGCCGGGAGCTTCCGCTGGCGGTCGTAGTCGCGGCGGGTCATGCGGACCAGCGCCGCTTCGTCGGAGTCGGGATCCAGCTCGCCGGCGACGCGTTCGGCCTCCTCGAGCAGCCGGCCGGTCTCCGCCGAAATGAACGCCTCATGGGCCAGCCGGCTCAGCGTGGCGAGGGTGCCGGCGCGGGCCAGGGCGGCGGCCGGGGGCATGAAGGTTTCTTGATCCCAGCGCAGAAAGGCCGCGGCGCTGCGCAGGTCGGTGATCGTCCTCAGGTGGTCCTTCAATCGCTCGACGGCGTCGGGGACTGCGGACATCGGTCACCTCCGGGTTCGTGTTCTTGGTTCGACGCGCGCCGGTCCCTCCTCTGCGGACGCGGCCGGCGGCGCCGCTAGAGGGGCGCGGGCGGGACCAGGACCCGGCGGGCGCGGACGTCCCAGACGCCGCGGCTCGTCAGGCGGACCCAGGGCAGGGAGTCGAAGCTCAGGAAGAGCAGGGTAAACAGCGGATCCCTGAAACGGTACCCGCGGGCGCGCATCAGCCTGTCGAACGCCCGGTTGGCCTCCACCACCTCCGCCCACGGCCGCCCCGAGTAGAGGCGGTGCTCGAAGGGCAGGCGGAAGACCTCCCGGCCGTCTTCGACCACCACCACGCCGCCGCCATCCTCCGCCAGGCGCGCCAGCGCCGTGGCCATGTCCGCCGCGTCGTCCCCCACCACGACGGCCTCTCTGAAACTGCAGGAATACGTCGTCGCCAGCCCCCCCAGACGGTCGGCGAAGCCGAGCAGCCGGGCGCGGGTAATCCAGCGGCCGTGACGGTCCACCAGCGCCGCGTGCAGGGCGCCGTCGGGAACTTCTGCGGGAGGCACGACTTCCGTGATGACGTCGTTGACCAGGCGGATCCCCGGGACCGGGTGCCCGGAGTCGACGAGAACCGATTCCGGCAGGCGGGGAAGCGACAGGGTTTCCAGATCCGCAGCCAGGGGGAGAGGCGGCATGGGTTCGAGCAGACGGCCGTGCTCGGCGACGATCCGGCCGCCGGCGATGGTCATCACCGGCGTGGGCGCGGTGAGATCGGCCAGGACGTTCAGGTCGGCGCGCTTGCCGGGGGCGATCTCTCCGGCGTCGGTAAAGCCGAAGTACCTGGCGGGGTTGAGCGTCGCCATCCGGTAGGCGCGCAGCGGAAGGACGCCCTGCGCCATGGCGATGCCGATCAGCAGGTCGAGATAGCCGGAGTCCTCCACGAAGAGCGGCGTGGGGCCGTCCACCGTGAGCATGGCTTCATCCAGCAACTCCGGATGCGCCTGCACGGCGTTGAGGAGCTCGGGGAGGTCCGGACGGATGGAACTGTGGCGCAACATCACGGCCAGGCCGGCGCGCAGCCGGTCTTCCACTTCGGCGGCGGTGATCGCTTCGTGGCAGGAGGTGATGCCGGCACGGGCCAGGGCGACGAGGCGGTCGTAGGAGGCTCCGGGAGCGTGGCCGTCCACGGGGCGGCCGTCCTCGCGCGCGGCGCGGATCTTGGCCCGCAGGTCGGGATCGCCCTGGGCCACGTCCACCCAGCGGGTCACCTCGCCGGCCGCGGCGGCGACGGGCAGGCGCCACAGACGCCGCACGACGTCGAGGTGGAAGCGGTCCTCATCCCCGAAGGCCTGCGGGTGCAGGCGGATGAGGTGGCGGATGCGCATCGGCAGCCGCGCCGTCTGCAGGAGCAGGTCGCTGAGCCGCTCGGGTTTTGCCAGGTGCATCAGAGGCAGCGCATCCACCACCGCGGTGGTCGTCCCGCGGCGCAGCAGGGCGCCGGCGTATTCGGCCGGCGAGGCGATGCTGAAGTGGGTGTGCGGCTCGATGTACCCCGGGACGATGACCCGCCCCCGGAGGTCGATGACCCGCGCGCTCCCGGGGACGGGGGCGCCGTCCTCATAGACGCCGGCGATCCGGCCTCCCGTGATCTCCACATCGGCGCGGCGGAGCCGGCCGGTGCGCACATCGGCCGCTTCCCCGCCCCGCAACCAGAGCAGGTCGCCGGTCTCGTTGAACGCGTCACCCACGGGTCTCAGGATACGGGCGCGCCCTTCCGGCCGCAACCGCCGCCTCCGGAGGTCGGCGCCGTCCGATAAACGGAGGTCGCCGAAAGGAGGCGGCCATGATACGGAGGTCGCTAAAAGCGGAGGCAGGGGGTCCCATTTCCCCGGGCGAAGAGCGTCTACACATGAAACCGGGACTGCGCCCGGGCGTCGAGGCGTCCGTCACCGTCACGGTGACGCCGGAGATGCTGGCCACCTTCGAAGAGCTGGGTCCCGTGCATCCCCTGTACGCCACCTGGTCCATGGTGCGCCACATGGAACTGGCCTGCCGCAAGATCATTCTGCCGTTCCTGGAGCCCGACGAGGACGCCGTCGGCCACAGCATCGCGGTGACGCACCTGGCGCCCACAGCGGCCGGGACGCAGGTCACGGTGCGGGCCCGGCTGCTGGAGATCGCCGGGCCGCGGATCATCTGCGCCGTGGAGGCGCACAACGGACGGGAGAAGATCGGGGAGGGCACCCAGGTGCAGGTGCTCCTGCCGAAGTCCCGCCTCCGGGCCATGGCCGCCTCCGCAGGGGGGCCCCGGCCGGAGGAGACGCCGCACCGATGAGGGGCAGCCTGGTGCCGCTGGTGACCCCGTTCCACCGCGGGCGGTTCGACGCGGCCCGGTTCGAAGAGCTCGTCGAGTGGCAGATCGAGAGCGGCTCGCACGGCCTGGTGGTCACGGGGACGACCGGGGAACCGGCCGCCCTGTCGCCGGAGGAGCGGGAGGAGGTGCTGGCGACGGCGGTCCGCGCCGCGCGCCGCCGCGTCCCGGTCATCGCCGGCACGGGGACGAACAACTACGCCGAGACGTTGCGGCTCACGCAGGCCGCCCGCCGCCTCGGCGCCGACGCCGCTCTGGTCGTCGTCCCGTACTACGTCCGGCCCTCCCAGGAGGGGCTGTATCGCTACTTTCGCAGCCTCGCCGAGGCGGTGGACATCCCCATTATCGTCTACAACATCCCCGCGCGCACCGCGGTCAACCTGGAACCGCCGACCCTGGCCCGGCTGGCCCGGGACTGCCCGACGATCATCGGCGTGAAGGAAGCCAACCGGGACTTCGAGCACGTCACCCGCGTCCTGCACCTCTGCGGGCCGGGGTTTTTCGTCTACTCGGGGATCGAGCTCCTCTGCTTCCCGATCCTGGCCGTCGGCGGGGCGGGGCACGTCAGCGCCGCCGGCAACGTCCTGCCCCGGGAGGTCGCCCGGCTCTACGACCTCGCCGCGTCCGGACGCTGGGAGGAGGCGCGGGCGCTGCATTACCATCTGCTGCCGATGAACGAGGCGCTGTTCGTGGAGACCAATCCCGTCCCGGTGAAGACCGCGCTGGGACTGATGGGGAAGATAGATCCCGAGGTGCGGCCGCCGCTGGCGCCGATGAGCGCGGAGAACACGGCGCGGCTGCGGCAGGTGATGGCGGCCTACGGCCTGGTCGCGACGGGAAACGCCGCGCCGGTGGGAGGGTAGGGGGCGGGCATGGCGGCGCGCACGGGTGACCAGTTCATCGCCGGGCTGCGCCGGCAGCCGCGGGAGGTCTGGATCGGCGGAACGCGGGTCCAGGACATCGTCGGCCATCCGGCCTTCCGGAACGTCGTGCAAAGCGTCGCCGCCCTCTACGACCTGCAGCACGACCCGGCGCACCGGGACGAGATGACCTTCCTCTCGCCGTCCAGCGGCGAGCGGGTGGGGCTGTCCTTCCTGACCCCGCGCACCCGGGACGACCTGGTCCGCGTGCGCGGGATGATGAAGCGGTGGGCGGATACCTCGGGCGGGATGATCGGGCGGTCGCCCGACTACCTGAACCGCGCCCTGACGGCCTTCGCCGCCGCCGCGGAGTACTGCGGCGAGAACAACCCTCGCTTCGCCCGGAACATCCGCCGGTACTACGAACTCGTCCGCGAGCAGGACCTCTGCCTGACCCACACCCTGATCAACCCGCAGGCCAACCGCGCCGCCGGTCCGGGCGGCCAGGCCGATCCCACCTTGGCCGCGCGGGTCGTGGGCGAGACCGATGCGGGGGTGGTGATCCGCGGCGCGCGCATGCTGGCCACTCTGCCCGTGGCGGACGAACTGATGGTCTTCCCCTCGACCGTCCTGCGCGGGACGGAGGAGGACCGGCCCTACGCCTTCGCCTTCGCCATCCCCTGCGCGACGCCGGGGCTGAAGTTCCTCTGCCGCGAGAGTTTCGATCCCGACGGGTCGACCTTCGACTACCCGCTGAGCAGCCGCTTCGAGGAGATGGACGCCGTCGTCGTCTTCGAGGACGTGGTGGTGCCCTGGGAACGGGTCTTCCTGCTGGGAGACGTCGAGCGCTGCAACCGGGCCTTCGCCGCCACCGGGGCCGTGGCGCACATGGCGCACCAGGTCGTGACCAAGAACATCGCCAAGACCGAGTTCCTCCTGGGCGTCGCCTCGCTGGTCGTCGAGGCCATCGCCGTGGAGCAGTTCCAGCACGTCCAGGGGAAGATCGCGGAGATCATCTACTACCTGGAGGCGATGCGGGCGTTTGTCCGGGCCAGCGAGGCGGACGCGGCGGTGGACCGGTGGGGCGTCATGACCCCGGCCTGGCCGCCCCTGGACGCGGCCCGCAACATGTTCACCTGGATGTACCCCCGGATGGTGGAGATCCTCCAGCTGCTCGGCGCCAGCGGCCTCATGGCCCGGCCGACCCGGGCCGACCTGGACAGCGGGCTGCGGCCGCTGCTGGAGAAGTACCACCAGGCGGCGCGCCTGGATGCCGAGGAGCGCATCGCCCTCTTCCGGCTGGCCTGGGATATCGCCCTGAGCGCCTTCGGCTCGCGCCAGGTGCTCTACGAGCGGTTCTTCTTCGGCGACCCGGTGCGGATGCAGATGGCGACCTTTGCCTCCTACGACCGCCGCCCCTACATCGAGCGCGTCAAAGCCTTCCTGGCGCGCGGGCGGCGCGCGGAGGCCGCACCGACGCCCAAGCCGTGAGCACGCCCGGGGCGGAAGTCGATCCCGACCGGTTCCGGAAGGTGATGGGCCGCTTCGCCACCGGCGTGACCGTGGTGGCCGCCGAGCACGACGGGGAGATGCACGGCATGACGGCCAACGCCGTCACCTCCGTTTCGCTGGACCCTCTGCTCCTGCTGGTGTGCGTCGGCCGGCGGGCGCGCATGAGCCGGTGGCTGGAGCGCGCCGGGGGGTTCACCGTGAACATCCTGACGGAGGACCAGGAAGCGCTCTCCCGCTATTTCGCCGGCACCTGGCCCCACGCCGCACCGCCGGAGTTTCGCTTCGTGCCCTGGGAGGGCGGGCCGCGCCTGGTCGCCGCCCTGGCCGCGCTGGGCTGCCGGCGGGAACGCCTGATCGAGGCCGGAGATCACCGGATCGTCCTGGGCCGTGTCATCGCGCTTTACGAAGGAGATGCCGCGGCGCAGCCGCTGCTCTTCTACGGCGGCCGCTACCGCCGTCTGTCGCCGGCGGAGGCCGCCCCGGCCCCCGAGCTGTGGACCGGCACCGACGTGAGGATCTACTACGACGAGTGGTGGCAGGGGCCCCGGTGAGCGCCGCGGATGAGGTCGACATCCTGCGCCTGGGGCACCTCGAGTACCGCGTCACCGACCTGGCCCGCGCCCGGGCATTCTACGTGGACCTGCTGGGCTTCGTGGAGACCGGACGGGACCGCGGCCGCCTCTATCTGCGCGGGCTGGAGGAGCGGGAGCACCACAGCCTGGTGCTGCGCCAGGCCGAGGCGCCGGGGGCCTCGCACTTCGCCTTTCGGGTGGCCGGAGAGGAGCATCTCGACCGGCTCCACCGGCGGTGCATGCAGGCGGGACTGCCGGTGCGCTGGGTCGGGGCGGGGGTGGAAGACGGGCAGGGCCGGGCCCTGCGCGTCCAGGATCCGGCCGGGCTGCCGGTGGAGTTCTATCACCACATGGACCGGGTCGAGCGGCACCTGCAGCGGTTCGACCTCTACCGCGGCCCCCACATCATGCGCATCGACCATGTGAATGTGCAGGTGCCCGACGTCCGGTTGGCCTACGACTGGTATACGGGAGCGTGGGGATTCCGCTGTTCGGAGTACACGGAGACCGAGGACCAGCCGCCGCGGCTGTGGGCGGCGTGGCTGCACCGCAAGCAGACCGTGCACGACATCGCGGTGATGACCGGGACCGGTCCGCGGCTGCACCACGCCGGGTTCTGGGTGCCCGATGCGCTGAGCGTCCTGCGCGCCTGCGACATCCTGGCCGGCGCGGGACGGTCCGAGGCCATCGAGCGCGGCCCGGGCCGGCACGGGCTGAGCAACGCGCTGTTCGTCTATCTGCGCGACGGAGACGGCAACCGGATCGAACTGTACACCGGCGACTACCAGATCGCCGATCCGGACTGGCAGCCCATCCGCTGGAGCCTCAACGACCCGCGGCGCGCCACCTTCTGGGGGCACGTCCCGCCCAGGTCCTGGTTTGAGGAGGCCTCGCCGGTGGAGGCGATCACGGACGGCACCCTGATCGCTCCCCGCCCCCCGCTGCTGGCCGACCGTCCGTCCTTTGTGACCTGACGCCGGGGATTTGCGACGTATGGAATGGTGGCAGCGGCTCTTCGATTCCCCGATCTACTTCGAACTCTACGAGGCCGAGGACACCCGGAAGGCCGTCCGGGAGGTTGACGCGCTCCTCCGGCTGCTCGATCTCCATCCCCCGGCCCGGATCCTCGACGTCCCCTGCGGCTACGCCCGTCATGCCATCGAGCTGGCCCGTCGCGGCTTCACGGTGACGGGGGTAGACGCCTCGGCGGTGCAGATCGCCCGCGGGCGGGAGAAGGCCGCTGCCGCCGGCGTCGCCGTCGACCTGCGCGAGCT encodes:
- a CDS encoding adenine deaminase C-terminal domain-containing protein, whose protein sequence is MGDAFNETGDLLWLRGGEAADVRTGRLRRADVEITGGRIAGVYEDGAPVPGSARVIDLRGRVIVPGYIEPHTHFSIASPAEYAGALLRRGTTTAVVDALPLMHLAKPERLSDLLLQTARLPMRIRHLIRLHPQAFGDEDRFHLDVVRRLWRLPVAAAAGEVTRWVDVAQGDPDLRAKIRAAREDGRPVDGHAPGASYDRLVALARAGITSCHEAITAAEVEDRLRAGLAVMLRHSSIRPDLPELLNAVQAHPELLDEAMLTVDGPTPLFVEDSGYLDLLIGIAMAQGVLPLRAYRMATLNPARYFGFTDAGEIAPGKRADLNVLADLTAPTPVMTIAGGRIVAEHGRLLEPMPPLPLAADLETLSLPRLPESVLVDSGHPVPGIRLVNDVITEVVPPAEVPDGALHAALVDRHGRWITRARLLGFADRLGGLATTYSCSFREAVVVGDDAADMATALARLAEDGGGVVVVEDGREVFRLPFEHRLYSGRPWAEVVEANRAFDRLMRARGYRFRDPLFTLLFLSFDSLPWVRLTSRGVWDVRARRVLVPPAPL
- a CDS encoding thioesterase family protein; translation: MKPGLRPGVEASVTVTVTPEMLATFEELGPVHPLYATWSMVRHMELACRKIILPFLEPDEDAVGHSIAVTHLAPTAAGTQVTVRARLLEIAGPRIICAVEAHNGREKIGEGTQVQVLLPKSRLRAMAASAGGPRPEETPHR
- the hpaB gene encoding 4-hydroxyphenylacetate 3-monooxygenase, oxygenase component, which codes for MAARTGDQFIAGLRRQPREVWIGGTRVQDIVGHPAFRNVVQSVAALYDLQHDPAHRDEMTFLSPSSGERVGLSFLTPRTRDDLVRVRGMMKRWADTSGGMIGRSPDYLNRALTAFAAAAEYCGENNPRFARNIRRYYELVREQDLCLTHTLINPQANRAAGPGGQADPTLAARVVGETDAGVVIRGARMLATLPVADELMVFPSTVLRGTEEDRPYAFAFAIPCATPGLKFLCRESFDPDGSTFDYPLSSRFEEMDAVVVFEDVVVPWERVFLLGDVERCNRAFAATGAVAHMAHQVVTKNIAKTEFLLGVASLVVEAIAVEQFQHVQGKIAEIIYYLEAMRAFVRASEADAAVDRWGVMTPAWPPLDAARNMFTWMYPRMVEILQLLGASGLMARPTRADLDSGLRPLLEKYHQAARLDAEERIALFRLAWDIALSAFGSRQVLYERFFFGDPVRMQMATFASYDRRPYIERVKAFLARGRRAEAAPTPKP
- the hpaD gene encoding 3,4-dihydroxyphenylacetate 2,3-dioxygenase translates to MSAADEVDILRLGHLEYRVTDLARARAFYVDLLGFVETGRDRGRLYLRGLEEREHHSLVLRQAEAPGASHFAFRVAGEEHLDRLHRRCMQAGLPVRWVGAGVEDGQGRALRVQDPAGLPVEFYHHMDRVERHLQRFDLYRGPHIMRIDHVNVQVPDVRLAYDWYTGAWGFRCSEYTETEDQPPRLWAAWLHRKQTVHDIAVMTGTGPRLHHAGFWVPDALSVLRACDILAGAGRSEAIERGPGRHGLSNALFVYLRDGDGNRIELYTGDYQIADPDWQPIRWSLNDPRRATFWGHVPPRSWFEEASPVEAITDGTLIAPRPPLLADRPSFVT
- a CDS encoding carboxypeptidase M32; this translates as MSAVPDAVERLKDHLRTITDLRSAAAFLRWDQETFMPPAAALARAGTLATLSRLAHEAFISAETGRLLEEAERVAGELDPDSDEAALVRMTRRDYDRQRKLPAEFVAERAREASLSVQVWREARRRDDFAAFRPSLEKMVDFARRTADYLGFTEHSYDALLDLYEPERTAREVEAIFARLREVTVPFVRAIAERGPVVDDGFLRQDYPEDGQRAFGLMVAEAFGYDLARGRLDVSAHPFANAFNVNDVRITTRYQRRYLPSAIFGIFHEAGHALYEQGVAPSLDRTPLARGASLGLHESQSRMWENLVGRSRPFWEHYFPKLQELFPEQLRGVDVERFYRAVNIVRPSLIRVEADEVTYNLHIMLRFELEKALLEGSLQVEALPRAWAEKMAAYLGLTPPSDADGVLQDIHWAQGSIGYFPTYSLGNIISVQLFEAARRAHPTLLEEFRTGRFATLLGWLRQNLHRHGRKFLPREILRRATGRELTVEPYLEYLRG
- the dapA gene encoding 4-hydroxy-tetrahydrodipicolinate synthase, producing MRGSLVPLVTPFHRGRFDAARFEELVEWQIESGSHGLVVTGTTGEPAALSPEEREEVLATAVRAARRRVPVIAGTGTNNYAETLRLTQAARRLGADAALVVVPYYVRPSQEGLYRYFRSLAEAVDIPIIVYNIPARTAVNLEPPTLARLARDCPTIIGVKEANRDFEHVTRVLHLCGPGFFVYSGIELLCFPILAVGGAGHVSAAGNVLPREVARLYDLAASGRWEEARALHYHLLPMNEALFVETNPVPVKTALGLMGKIDPEVRPPLAPMSAENTARLRQVMAAYGLVATGNAAPVGG
- a CDS encoding flavin reductase family protein, which encodes MSTPGAEVDPDRFRKVMGRFATGVTVVAAEHDGEMHGMTANAVTSVSLDPLLLLVCVGRRARMSRWLERAGGFTVNILTEDQEALSRYFAGTWPHAAPPEFRFVPWEGGPRLVAALAALGCRRERLIEAGDHRIVLGRVIALYEGDAAAQPLLFYGGRYRRLSPAEAAPAPELWTGTDVRIYYDEWWQGPR